The genome window AGCTGTAACTAAAGGAGCTGTAACTAAAGGAGCAGTATCTAAAGGAGCTGTATCTAAAGGAGCTGTATCTAAAGGAGCTGTAACTAAAGGAGCTGTATCTAAAGGAGCTGTATCTAAAGGAGCTGTAACTAAAGGAGCAGTATCTAAAGGAGCTGTATCTAAAGGGGCTGTATCTAAAGGATCTGTATCTAAAGGAGCTGTATCTAAAGGATCTGTATCTAAAGGAGCTGTATCTAAAGGATCTGTATCTAAAGGAGCTGTATCTAAAGGATCTGTAACTGAAAAAACTATATCTAAAGGAGCTGTATCTAAAGGAGCTGTATCTAAAGGATCTGTATCTAAAGGAGCTGTATCTAAAGGAGCAGTATCTAAAGGAGCTGTAACTAAAGGAGCTGTATCTAAAGGAGCTGTATCTAAAGGAGCTGTAACTAAAGGAGCAGTATCTAAAGGAGCTGTATCTAAAGGGGCTGTATCTAAAGGAGCTGTAACTAAAGGAGCTGTAACTAAAGGAGCAGTATCTAAAGGAGCTGTATCTAAAGGAGCTGTATCTAAAGGAGCTGTAACTAAAGGAGCAGTATCTAAAGGAGCTGTAACTAAAGGAGCAGTATCTAAAGGATCTGTATCTAAAGGAGCTGTATCTAAAGGAGCTGTATCTAAAGGAGCTGTATCTAAAGGAGCTGTAACTAAAGGAGCAGTATCTAAAGGAGCTGTAACTAAAGGAGCTGTATCTAAAGGAGCTGTAACTAAAGGAGCTGTATCTAAAGGAGCTGTAACTAAAGGAGCTGTAACTAAAGGAGCTGTATCTAAAGGAGCTGTATCTAAAGGAGCTGTATCTAAAGGAGCTGTAACTGAAAAAACTATATCTAAAGGAGCTGTATCTAAAGGAGCTGTATCTAAAGGATCTGTATCTAAAGGAGCTGTATCTAAAGGAGCAGTATCTAAAGGAGCTGTAACTAAAGGAGCTGTATCTAAAGGAGCTGTATCTAAAGGAGCTGTAACTAAAGGAGCAGTATCTAAAGGAGCTGTAACTAAAGGAGCTGTATCTAAAGGAGCTGTATCTAAAGGAGCTGTATCTAAAGGAGCTGTAACTAAAGGAGCAGTATCTAAAGGAGCTGTAACTAAAGGAGCAGTATCTAAAGGATCTGTATCTAAAGGAGCTGTATCTAAAGGAGCTGTATCTAAAGGAGCTGTATCTAAAGGAGCTGTAACTAAAGGAGCAGTATCTAAAGAAGCTGTAACTAAAGGAGCTGTATCTAAAGGAGCTGTAACTAAAGGAGCTGTATCTAAAGGAGCTGTAACTAAAGGAGCTGTAACTAAAGGAGCTGTATCTAAAGGAGCTGTATCTAAAGGAGCTGTAACTAAAGGAGCTGTATCTAAAGGAGCTGTAACTAAAGGAGCTGTAACTAAAGGAGCTGTATCTAAAGGAGCTGTATCTAAAGGAGCTGCAACTAAAGGAGCTGTAACTAAAGGAGCTGATACACAacacagaagaggaggagagtctTTTGCAGAAACATAGCATTATATGAAACAGTCTGGTCCAAGAAATGTGGCAAGACGGCTGTATTGAAGCTCTTGTTTTTCTGTATGTGGGCGGTACTACTTGGCTTTGCCTCGCTGCCTGTCcgcctctctgtcctccttcccTGCCTGCCTGACTCTGTCCTCCTTCCCTGCCTGCCTGACTCTCTGTCCTCCTTCCCTGCCTGCCTGACTCTCTGTCCTCCTTCCCTGCCTGCCTGACTCTCTGTCCTCCTTCCCTGCCTGCCTGACTCTCTGTCCTCCTTCCCCGCCTACCTGACTCTCTGTCCTCCTTCCCTGCCTGCCTGACTCTCTGTCCTCCTTCCCTGCCTGCCTGATTCTCTGTCCTCCTTCCCTGCCTGCCTGACTCTCTGTCCTCCTTCCCTGCCTGCCTGACTCTATGTCCTCCTTCCCCGCCTGCCTGACTCTCTGTCCCCCTTCCCTGCCtgcctgactctctctcctccttccctgcctgcctgcctctctgtcctccttcccTGCCTGCCTAACTCTGTCCTCCTTCCCTTCCTGCCTGACTCTGTCCTCCTTCCCCGCCTGCCTGACTCTCTGTCCTCCTTCCCTGCCTGCCTGACTCTCTGTCCTCCTTCCCTGCCTGCCTGACTCTGTCCTCCTTCCCTGCCTGCCTGACTCTGTCCTCCTTCCCTGCCTGCCTGACTCTCTGTCCTCCTTCCCTGCCTGCCTGACTCTCTGTCCTCCTTCCCTGCCTGCCTGACTCTCTGTCCTCCTTCCCCACCTGCCTGACTCTGTCCTCCTTCCCCGCCTGCCTAAATCTGTCCTCCTTCCCTGCCTGCCTGACTCTCTGTCCTCCTTCCCTGCCTCCCtgactctctgtcctccctccctgcctgcctgactcTCTGTTCTCCTTCCCTGCCTGCCTAAATCTGTCCTCCTTCCCTGCCTGCCTGACTCTGTCCTCCTTCCCTGCCTGCCTGACTCTCTGTCCTCCTTCCCTGCCTGCCTGACTCTCTGTCCTCCTTACCTGCCTGCCCGCCACTCTGTCCTCcttacctgcctgcctgcccgcctctctgtcctcctaccCTGCCTACCTGCATGACTCTCTGCTTGGGCGCCCAGGCCCCCCACGCACCCATGTACCCCTTGAAGAGAATCTCTCCGGAGAGACTCGCTCAGCCTCGCTGTTCCCTGGTAAACACTGCATAAAGCTTTTAGAGCAAGGACACTCGAGGAAGATTTACCACTGAGCGGCTTTAAAAGAGCAATATAACACTGCTTATACCTCTACTGCT of Salvelinus alpinus chromosome 4, SLU_Salpinus.1, whole genome shotgun sequence contains these proteins:
- the LOC139572245 gene encoding calphotin-like; protein product: MGNWKKREWFWLVFPTHHLHHHQHHNHPHRARTVPKNGVSQLGCGIEFADDTKVLGLITDDDEKGYRKEVRDLALWCQDNNLSLNVSKTQEPIVEHRKRRAEHTPIHIGSASDCFYQYCAGLERNSLAEPPLDTAPLVTAPLDTAPLVTAPLDTAPLDTAPLDTAPLDTDPLDTAPLVTAPLDTAPLVTAPLDTAPLDTAPLDTAPLVTAPLVTAPLDTAPLDTAPLDTAPLVTAPLDTAPLDTAPLVTAPLDTAPLDTAPLDTAPLVTAPLDTAPLDTAPLVTAPLDTAPLDTAPLDTAPLAETETDR